A single genomic interval of Paralichthys olivaceus isolate ysfri-2021 chromosome 7, ASM2471397v2, whole genome shotgun sequence harbors:
- the LOC109623573 gene encoding zinc finger protein AEBP2-like isoform X3: MAAEPTGETPALAAENHAPSAGTSESNDEDKEKGLAEAEPAEPVPHVEPKMEEAGGEAGEEKPAEAADKAPSEAVAHDGPLTVNQEETAAPEEPEAKPEPEQSPGEGSSEPANHSAMKEAKEEPGEDSRCSEADCEKSKAVCEDGEKPSGGGTELDDKRRPSVEISSSDGEPLSRMDSEDSISSTLMEMESTVSSGRSTPAMMNGQISASSSGAKTVAYSCCWDLCPQCFNSSPDLAEHIRGIHVDGQRGGVFVCLWKGCKVYNTPSTSQSWLQRHMLTHSGDKPFKCVVGGCNASFASQGGLARHVPSHFSQQSSSKMSSQAKLKEESPSKAGLNKRKKLKNKRRCSLPRPHDFFDAQTMDAIRHRAICLNLATHIESVGNGHSVVFHSTVLARRKEGSGKVKVLLHWTPEDIHSTRWLDQAWHPEFDLVSRAP; encoded by the exons ATGGCTGCTGAACCCACCGGAGAGACACCCGCTCTGGCTGCCGAGAACCACGCACCCTCAGCGGGGACAAGCGAGAGCAATGACGAGGACAAAGAGAAGGGCCTCGCCGAAGCGGAACCAGCGGAACCAGTTCCTCACGTAGAACCGAAAATGGAAGAGGCGGGCGGGGAGGCCGGCGAGGAGAAGCCCGCTGAAGCTGCGGACAAGGCCCCGAGCGAGGCGGTGGCACACGACGGCCCCTTAACGGTCAACCAGGAGGAGACAGCCGCTCCCGAAGAACCGGAGGCGAAGCCCGAGCCCGAGCAGAGCCCCGGAGAGGGCAGCAGCGAGCCCGCCAACCACAGCGCCATGAAGGAGGCGAAGGAGGAACCGGGGGAGGACAGCCGGTGCTCGGAGGCGGACTGTGAGAAGAGCAAAGCGGTGTGTGAGGACGGGGAGAAACCGAGCGGCGGAGGCACGGAGCTGGACGACAAGAGGCGGCCCAGTGTGGAGATATCATCCTCGGACGGTGAACCGCTGAGCCGCATGGACTCGGAGGACAG TATCAGCAGCACCCTGATGGAGATGGAGAGCACGGTGTCCAGCGGACGCTCTACTCCCGCTATGATGAATGGACAGATCAGCGCCAGCTCCTCCGGGGCAAAGACTGTGGCCTACTCCTGCTGCTGGGACCTCTGTCCCCAGTGCTTCAACTCAAGTCCTGATCTGGCTGAGCACATCAGGGGCATTCATGTggatggacagagaggaggg gtgtttgtgtgtctgtggaagGGTTGTAAGGTGTATAACACACCATCCACCAGTCAGAGTTGGCTCCAGAGACACATGTTGACCCACAGCGGAGATAAGCCCTTCAAG TGTGTAGTCGGTGGCTGTAACGCCAGCTTTGCCTCTCAGGGAGGTTTGGCTCGCCATGTGCCGAGTCACTTCAGCCAGCAGAGCTCCTCTAAAATGTCCAGCCAGGCCAAACTCAAAGAGGAGTCACCGTCAAAGGCTGGACTTAACAAGAGGAAGAAGCTCAAGAACAAACGCAGGTGCTCCCTAC CGAGGCCCCACGACTTCTTCGATGCTCAGACCATGGATGCTATTCGCCACAGGGCCATCTGTCTCAACCTCGCCACCCACATCGAAAGCGTGGGCAATGGCCACAGTGTGGTCTTTCACAGCACG GTGTTGGCCAGAAGGAAAGAAGGGTCCGGCAAGGTGAAGGTTCTCCTGCACTGGACACCTGAGGACAT TCACTCAACAAGGTGGTTGGACCAGGCCTGGCACCCTGAGTTTGACTTGGTTTCTCGCGCACCTTGA
- the LOC109623573 gene encoding zinc finger protein aebp2-like isoform X1 translates to MAAEPTGETPALAAENHAPSAGTSESNDEDKEKGLAEAEPAEPVPHVEPKMEEAGGEAGEEKPAEAADKAPSEAVAHDGPLTVNQEETAAPEEPEAKPEPEQSPGEGSSEPANHSAMKEAKEEPGEDSRCSEADCEKSKAVCEDGEKPSGGGTELDDKRRPSVEISSSDGEPLSRMDSEDSISSTLMEMESTVSSGRSTPAMMNGQISASSSGAKTVAYSCCWDLCPQCFNSSPDLAEHIRGIHVDGQRGGVFVCLWKGCKVYNTPSTSQSWLQRHMLTHSGDKPFKCVVGGCNASFASQGGLARHVPSHFSQQSSSKMSSQAKLKEESPSKAGLNKRKKLKNKRRCSLPRPHDFFDAQTMDAIRHRAICLNLATHIESVGNGHSVVFHSTVLARRKEGSGKVKVLLHWTPEDILPDVWVNETERCQLKTKVVHLSQLPQDTAMLLDPNIYRALPQKRLKCSFTAAVYCKDSKLRNELIRSHDPWHFIVSLEHEAIFCLCSLFP, encoded by the exons ATGGCTGCTGAACCCACCGGAGAGACACCCGCTCTGGCTGCCGAGAACCACGCACCCTCAGCGGGGACAAGCGAGAGCAATGACGAGGACAAAGAGAAGGGCCTCGCCGAAGCGGAACCAGCGGAACCAGTTCCTCACGTAGAACCGAAAATGGAAGAGGCGGGCGGGGAGGCCGGCGAGGAGAAGCCCGCTGAAGCTGCGGACAAGGCCCCGAGCGAGGCGGTGGCACACGACGGCCCCTTAACGGTCAACCAGGAGGAGACAGCCGCTCCCGAAGAACCGGAGGCGAAGCCCGAGCCCGAGCAGAGCCCCGGAGAGGGCAGCAGCGAGCCCGCCAACCACAGCGCCATGAAGGAGGCGAAGGAGGAACCGGGGGAGGACAGCCGGTGCTCGGAGGCGGACTGTGAGAAGAGCAAAGCGGTGTGTGAGGACGGGGAGAAACCGAGCGGCGGAGGCACGGAGCTGGACGACAAGAGGCGGCCCAGTGTGGAGATATCATCCTCGGACGGTGAACCGCTGAGCCGCATGGACTCGGAGGACAG TATCAGCAGCACCCTGATGGAGATGGAGAGCACGGTGTCCAGCGGACGCTCTACTCCCGCTATGATGAATGGACAGATCAGCGCCAGCTCCTCCGGGGCAAAGACTGTGGCCTACTCCTGCTGCTGGGACCTCTGTCCCCAGTGCTTCAACTCAAGTCCTGATCTGGCTGAGCACATCAGGGGCATTCATGTggatggacagagaggaggg gtgtttgtgtgtctgtggaagGGTTGTAAGGTGTATAACACACCATCCACCAGTCAGAGTTGGCTCCAGAGACACATGTTGACCCACAGCGGAGATAAGCCCTTCAAG TGTGTAGTCGGTGGCTGTAACGCCAGCTTTGCCTCTCAGGGAGGTTTGGCTCGCCATGTGCCGAGTCACTTCAGCCAGCAGAGCTCCTCTAAAATGTCCAGCCAGGCCAAACTCAAAGAGGAGTCACCGTCAAAGGCTGGACTTAACAAGAGGAAGAAGCTCAAGAACAAACGCAGGTGCTCCCTAC CGAGGCCCCACGACTTCTTCGATGCTCAGACCATGGATGCTATTCGCCACAGGGCCATCTGTCTCAACCTCGCCACCCACATCGAAAGCGTGGGCAATGGCCACAGTGTGGTCTTTCACAGCACG GTGTTGGCCAGAAGGAAAGAAGGGTCCGGCAAGGTGAAGGTTCTCCTGCACTGGACACCTGAGGACAT CCTACCTGACGTGTGGGTGAATGAAACGGAGCGATGTCAGCTGAAGACCAAAGTGGTGCACTTATCCCAGTTACCGCAGGACACAGCCATGCTGCTGGACCCAAACATCTATAG agcaCTTCCTCAAAAGCGGCTGAAGTGCAG TTTCACCGCTGCTGTTTACTGTAAAGACAGCAAACTGAGAAACGAGCTGATTCGAAGCCACGACCCTTGGCATTTCATAGTCTCGCTCGAACATGAGGCCATTTTTTGCCTCTGTTCATTATTTCCTTGA
- the LOC109623573 gene encoding zinc finger protein aebp2-like isoform X2 — MAAEPTGETPALAAENHAPSAGTSESNDEDKEKGLAEAEPAEPVPHVEPKMEEAGGEAGEEKPAEAADKAPSEAVAHDGPLTVNQEETAAPEEPEAKPEPEQSPGEGSSEPANHSAMKEAKEEPGEDSRCSEADCEKSKAVCEDGEKPSGGGTELDDKRRPSVEISSSDGEPLSRMDSEDSISSTLMEMESTVSSGRSTPAMMNGQISASSSGAKTVAYSCCWDLCPQCFNSSPDLAEHIRGIHVDGQRGGVFVCLWKGCKVYNTPSTSQSWLQRHMLTHSGDKPFKCVVGGCNASFASQGGLARHVPSHFSQQSSSKMSSQAKLKEESPSKAGLNKRKKLKNKRRCSLPRPHDFFDAQTMDAIRHRAICLNLATHIESVGNGHSVVFHSTVLARRKEGSGKVKVLLHWTPEDILPDVWVNETERCQLKTKVVHLSQLPQDTAMLLDPNIYRALPQKRLKCSL; from the exons ATGGCTGCTGAACCCACCGGAGAGACACCCGCTCTGGCTGCCGAGAACCACGCACCCTCAGCGGGGACAAGCGAGAGCAATGACGAGGACAAAGAGAAGGGCCTCGCCGAAGCGGAACCAGCGGAACCAGTTCCTCACGTAGAACCGAAAATGGAAGAGGCGGGCGGGGAGGCCGGCGAGGAGAAGCCCGCTGAAGCTGCGGACAAGGCCCCGAGCGAGGCGGTGGCACACGACGGCCCCTTAACGGTCAACCAGGAGGAGACAGCCGCTCCCGAAGAACCGGAGGCGAAGCCCGAGCCCGAGCAGAGCCCCGGAGAGGGCAGCAGCGAGCCCGCCAACCACAGCGCCATGAAGGAGGCGAAGGAGGAACCGGGGGAGGACAGCCGGTGCTCGGAGGCGGACTGTGAGAAGAGCAAAGCGGTGTGTGAGGACGGGGAGAAACCGAGCGGCGGAGGCACGGAGCTGGACGACAAGAGGCGGCCCAGTGTGGAGATATCATCCTCGGACGGTGAACCGCTGAGCCGCATGGACTCGGAGGACAG TATCAGCAGCACCCTGATGGAGATGGAGAGCACGGTGTCCAGCGGACGCTCTACTCCCGCTATGATGAATGGACAGATCAGCGCCAGCTCCTCCGGGGCAAAGACTGTGGCCTACTCCTGCTGCTGGGACCTCTGTCCCCAGTGCTTCAACTCAAGTCCTGATCTGGCTGAGCACATCAGGGGCATTCATGTggatggacagagaggaggg gtgtttgtgtgtctgtggaagGGTTGTAAGGTGTATAACACACCATCCACCAGTCAGAGTTGGCTCCAGAGACACATGTTGACCCACAGCGGAGATAAGCCCTTCAAG TGTGTAGTCGGTGGCTGTAACGCCAGCTTTGCCTCTCAGGGAGGTTTGGCTCGCCATGTGCCGAGTCACTTCAGCCAGCAGAGCTCCTCTAAAATGTCCAGCCAGGCCAAACTCAAAGAGGAGTCACCGTCAAAGGCTGGACTTAACAAGAGGAAGAAGCTCAAGAACAAACGCAGGTGCTCCCTAC CGAGGCCCCACGACTTCTTCGATGCTCAGACCATGGATGCTATTCGCCACAGGGCCATCTGTCTCAACCTCGCCACCCACATCGAAAGCGTGGGCAATGGCCACAGTGTGGTCTTTCACAGCACG GTGTTGGCCAGAAGGAAAGAAGGGTCCGGCAAGGTGAAGGTTCTCCTGCACTGGACACCTGAGGACAT CCTACCTGACGTGTGGGTGAATGAAACGGAGCGATGTCAGCTGAAGACCAAAGTGGTGCACTTATCCCAGTTACCGCAGGACACAGCCATGCTGCTGGACCCAAACATCTATAG agcaCTTCCTCAAAAGCGGCTGAAGTGCAG CCTGTGA